The Rufibacter sp. DG15C region TCTTCTCAGATACTCTCACCACCCAATAACACCCACCTTTCCTGTTGTAAGACAGCTCCTTGTGTATGGCCATCCAGTTCAGAAACCTTGAAGAAAAAGACAATCAGCCCCTCGCCCATCTCATCCGCCAGGTGTTCAGGGAGTTTAAGATTGACCGACCCGGCACCGTCTACACAGACCCCACCACCGATAACCTATATGGCTTGTTCCAAATACCAGGAAGCGCGTATCTGGTGGCTGAGGAAGAAGGCGCCTTACTAGGGGGTTGTGGCGTCTACCCCACAGCGGGTTTGCCCCCAGGCTACGCTGAGCTGGTGAAGTTTTACCTTGCCGCCCCTGCCAGAGGAAAA contains the following coding sequences:
- a CDS encoding GNAT family N-acetyltransferase, with product MAIQFRNLEEKDNQPLAHLIRQVFREFKIDRPGTVYTDPTTDNLYGLFQIPGSAYLVAEEEGALLGGCGVYPTAGLPPGYAELVKFYLAAPARGKGIGYELLQQNIELAKSLGYTHLYLESFPELAKAVSMYEKAGFVSIAQVMGNSGHFACNIWMVKEL